A genomic window from Triticum urartu cultivar G1812 chromosome 7, Tu2.1, whole genome shotgun sequence includes:
- the LOC125523131 gene encoding squamosa promoter-binding-like protein 10, giving the protein MMSSGRMKAAAGDDLRLAAMQPPPYVGFELAASMMAGGGGGGQRHEGAMILDNFHFPAAAAAFNQFQEAPHHQMLALPSNGNGGGGLVHMAPPPMSGMQLQMPPMAMHGHGDVCPALGMVKREGGAGDAGRIDLNHGQRTCFPTGDMMAVDPMLMRSRLGSVFDLGFGRVHRQPPRCQVEYCKADLSGAKHYHRRHKVCEYHAKAALVSAAGKQQRFCQQCSRFHVITEFDQTKRSCRKRLAEHNRRRRKPVASGAGAVSKDLAVPSRKQNAGGISSSYAGDNNTLSATYTSATSCLQQGQARLAAARQMTLTLGVPPEKDRRQQQLSNSMQLHHHQEQQHFITSLLQNNIRNSNILSCSSVSSSTVPLAVAANGEVSDQNNDNNNNVSNNVNSGMHMFEVDFM; this is encoded by the exons ATGATGAGCAGCGGCAGGATGAaagcggcggccggcgacgactTACGGTTAGCAGCAATGCAGCCGCCGCCCTACGTCGGCTTTGAGCTCGCCGCCAGCATGATGGCTGGTggcggaggaggaggccagcGCCACGAGGGGGCGATGATACTCGACAACTTCCACTTCCCGGCGGCAGCGGCCGCCTTCAACCAGTTCCAGGAGGCGCCGCACCACCAGATGCTGGCGCTGCCTTCCAACGGCAACGGCGGCGGTGGGCTGGTCCACATGGCGCCGCCGCCCATGTCCGGGATGCAGCTGCAGATGCCGCCGATGGCCATGCACGGTCACGGTGACGTGTGCCCGGCTCTTGGGATGGTGAAGCGCGAGGGCGGCGCCGGGGACGCGGGGAGGATAGACTTGAATCACGGCCAGCGGACCTGCTTCCCCACCGGCGACATGATGGCGGTGGACCCGATGCTCATGCGGTCCCGTCTTGGCAGCGTGTTCGACCTGGGATTCGGCCGCGTCCACCGCCAGCCGCCTCGGTGCCAGGTGGAGTACTGCAAGGCGGACCTCTCCGGCGCCAAGCACTACCACCGGCGCCACAAGGTGTGCGAGTACCACGCCAAGGCGGCGCTTGTCTCCGCCGCCGGCAAGCAGCAGCGCTTCTGCCAGCAATGCAGCAG GTTCCACGTGATCACGGAGTTCGACCAGACCAAGAGGAGCTGCAGGAAGAGGCTCGCAGAGCACAACCGTCGCCGGAGGAAACCGGTGGCCAGCGGCGCGGGGGCGGTGTCCAAGGACTTGGCCGTGCCTTCCAGGAAACAAAACGCCGGGGGCATCTCCAGCTCCTACGCCGGCGACAATAACA CTTTGAGCGCAACCTACACGAGCGCGACCAGCTGCCTTCAGCAGGGCCAGGCCAGGCTAGCGGCGGCGAGGCAGATGACGCTCACCCTGGGCGTGCCCCCGGAGAAGGACCGCCGCCAGCAGCAGCTCAGCAACTCCATGCAGCTCCACCACCATCAGGAGCAGCAACACTTCATCACCTCCCTCTTGCAGAACAACATCCGTAACAGCAACATCCTGTCGTGTTCCTCGGTTAGCTCCAGCACGGTGCCATTGGCGGTGGCGGCCAACGGCGAGGTCTCCGACCAgaacaacgacaacaacaacaatgtCAGCAACAACGTCAACAGCGGCATGCATATGTTTGAGGtggacttcatgtag